The Burkholderia pyrrocinia genomic sequence TCAGCGCCGCATGCGGTGCCTGCCGGCGGTAGTCGAGCAGCGCGTCGACGTCGCGCGCGGCGAGCTTCTCCTCGAACCAGCCGGTGAATTCCGCCACGCGCGGGTCCGCATCCTCGGGCGCCGCGCCGAAATCGGCTGCGCGCAGGTTGTGCGTGATCTGGCCCGAGCCGATCACCATCACGCCTTCGTCGCGCAGCGGCCGCAGCGCGCGGCCGAGCGCGAAGTGGTGGGCCGCGTCCGCGCGCGGCTGGATCGACAACTGCGCGACCGGCACGTCGGCCTCCGGGAACATCAGCAGCATCGGCACCCACGCGCCGTGGTCGAGCCCGTGCTCGGTCGTCGCGGTCGCGATGCCGGCTGCGTTCAGCAGCGCGGCCGCTCGCTCGGCGACGTCAGGGGCGCCCGGCGCCGGATAGCGGATCTCGTACAGCGCGCGCGGAAAACCGTAGAAGTCGTGGATCGTTTCCGGGTGTGCGGCGACGCTCGCGACCGGCTGTTGCGTGCCCCAGTGCGCGGACAGCATCAGTACCGCGCGCGGGCGCGGCAATTCGGCGCCGAGGTGCGTGAACGCACCGGACGGCAGCGTCGGGTCGATCGGCAGCGTCGGCGCGCCGTGGGACAGGTACAGCGAAGGCAAGCGGTTCATGGCGGTGGCCTGCAAAAGGGTTTGCCTGTGACTATAGGCGTGCACCTGACATTGATAAATCCGCGCCAGAGAATTTGATTGATGCTTGTTTGTTGATAATCGTCGCGATGCAATGCGTTCTGGTGTGGGTAGACGTCAGTACGCGTGAAATCGAATGAATTGCCGATTGAATCGGTGAAGATGCGCGAAGAAGCGGGTGTGGCGATCGGCTTACTGCGCGTGCCGGATGCCGGCCCACGGTGTCGTCAGCGGTGCGCTGAGCGCGAACAGGTCGAGCACGCGGGTGACGGTCTGGTCGACGAGTTCCTCGATCGTCTTCGGCATCGCATAGAACGCGGGCAACGGCGGAAACACGATGCCGCCCATTTCGGTGACGGCGGTCATGTTGCGCAGATGCGCGAGGTTGAACGGCGTTTCGCGCACCATCAGCACGAGACGGCGGCGTTCCTTCAGCGTGACGTCGGCCGCGCGCGTGATCAGGTTGTCGGACAGCCCGTGCGCAACGCTCGCGAGCGTCTTCATCGAGCATGGCGCGATCACCATCCCGTCGGTCGCGAACGAGCCCGACGCGATCGTCGCGCCGACGTCGCGCACCGAATGCACGACGTCCGCACGGCTTTCGACATCGGCCTTCGGCAGCTTCAGTTCATGCTGGATGTTGAGCCAGCCGGCGTTCGAAATCAGCAGATGCGTTTCGACGCCGCCGGCGGCGCGCAGCAGGTCGAGCAGCCGCACGCCGTAGATCGCGCCGGTGGCGCCGGTGATCGCGACGATCAGCCGGCGTGGCGGCGCGCTGGGAGATGCCATCGAAAGGGTGGGACGGGTCGGGCGTGTTAAGCGGCTGCGAACAGTTGCTGCAGCTCGCCCGACTGGTACATCTCCATCATGATGTCCGAGCCGCCGACGAATTCGCCCTTCACGTAGAGCTGCGGGATGGTCGGCCAGTTCGAGAATTCCTTGATGCCCTGGCGGATTTCGTCGTCCTCGAGCACGTTGACCGTCTTGAACTGGTCGACGCCGCAGGCCTTCAGCACCTGCACCGCGCGGCCCGAGAAGCCGCACATCGGGAATTGCGCGTTGCCCTTCATGAAGAGCACGACCTGGTTTTCGTCGACGATTTGCTTGATACGTTGTTGGGTGTCCATGACTGACCTTGCGTTTGCGGGGCGTTAGATCGAAATGATAGCGGATTTCAACCGGGCGGGCCGGGCATCAGCCCGGCAGGCGGCCGCCGGTCGTGCGTTCGATCGCAGCCAGATCGGCGAGCGATTCGACTGCGACGAAGCCGTGCGACGACAGCACTGCGCGGACGGCTTCGGCCTGGTCGTAGCCGTGCTCGATCCACAGCGTGCCGCCCGGTTTCAGGTAGGCGCCGGCGCCCGCGACGATCGTGCGGATCGCGCTGAGGCCGTCGGCGTCGTCGGTAAGCGCGCCGCGCGGCTCGAAACGCAGATCGCCCTGCGCAAGGTGCGGATCGTGCTGCGCGATGTACGGCGGGTTGCTGACGATCGTGTCGAATGCGAGCGCCGGATCGAGCGCCGCGTACCAGTCGCTCTGCAGCCAGTGCAGCGGGCCGCCGGGGCGGTGCGCGTCGAGCAGCTTGCCGGCGTTGCATTGCGCGACTGCGAGCGCGGCCGGCGAACGGTCGAGCGCCCACACGCGTGCATCGGGACGCTCGGCCGCGATCGATACGGCGATCGCGCCGCTGCCGGTGCCGAGATCGAGCACGGCCGGATGCGGCAGCCCGTCGATCGCGTCGAGCGCGGCTTCGACGAGCAGTTCGGTTTCGGGGCGCGGGATCAGCACGTCGGGCGTCACGTCGAACGGCCGGCCGAAGAATTCGCGCATCCCGACGAGCTGCGCGACCGGCTCGCCGGCCACGCGGCGCGCTTCGAGCGCGCGATAGCGTTCGACCGCGGCAGCGTCGAGCGGCGTGTCGCCACGCGTAATCAGTTGCGTGCGGGTCCAGCCGAGCGCGTGCGCGAGCAGCACGCGCGCATCGACCGCGTCGAGCGGCGACGCGCGCAACAGTTCGTCGGCGGTAGTGTCGGGCATCGCGGCCTCAGTCGGCGTCGCCGAGCGACGCGAGCAGTTCGGCCTGGTGCTCGCTGACGAGCACACCGATCAGTTCGTCGAGATCGCCGTCCATGATCGCCTCGAGCCGGTACAGCGTCAGGTTGATCCGGTGGTCGGTCATCCGGCCCTGCGGGAAGTTGTACGTGCGGATCCGCTCCGAGCGGTCGCCGGAGCCGATCAGGCTCTTGCGCGTCGCCGCTTCCTTCGCGTGCTGCTCGTGATACTGCTTGTCCTTGATGCGCGCGGCGAGCACCTTCAGCGCGCGATCCTTGTTCTTGTGCTGCGAACGGTCGTCCTGGCACTCGACGACGATTCCGGTCGGGATGTGCGTGACGCGCACCGCCGAATCGGTCTTGTTGATGTGCTGGCCGCCCGCGCCGGACGCACGGAACGTATCGATCCGCAGGTCGGCCGGATTGATCTCGATCTCGCCGATCTCGTCGGCTTCCGGCATCACCGCGACCGTGCACGCGGACGTATGGATGCGCCCCTGCGTCTCGGTCGCCGGCACGCGCTGCACGCGATGGCCGCCCGATTCGAACTTCAGGCGCGAATACGCGCCCTGGCCCGCGATCCGCACGATCACTTCCTTGTAGCCGCCGAGATCCGACGCGCTCTCCGACATCATCTCGACCTGCCAGCGATGGCGTTCCGCGAAGCGCAGGTACATGCGCAGCAGGTCGCCCGCGAACAGCGCCGATTCGTCGCCGCCCGTGCCCGCGCGGATTTCGAGGAAGATGTTGCGATCGTCGTTCGGATCCTTCGGCAACAGCATTTTCTGCAGCTCGACCTCGAGGCGGGCCATGCTTTCTCGCGCGCTGCGGATCTCGTCCTCGGCGAAATCGCGCATCGACGGATCGGCGAGCAGTTCCTGCGCGGCCGTTTCGTCGCTGCGCGACTGGCGCCACAGCGCGTACTGCTCGACGACCGGGCCGAGTTCCGCATGTTCGCGCGTCAGCTTGCGGTACTGGTCGAGATCGGCCGTGACGTTTTCGCGGCTCAGCAGGTCGTTCAGTTCGGCCAGCCGTGTGGACAGCTGGTCGAGCTTGCGTTGCATGCTCGTCTTCATGGTGTGGAGCGGCGCTCCCGGGCAAGGGTATTCGGAAAGGATAGGCCGGCTCGCGGCCGGCGGCAGGGCAACCGGCCGGCGCTAGTGGCCGGACTGGTCGTTCGACCGCGGCGCGTGCTGGTAGAAGCCACGCATCAGGTCGATCAGCGAATCGCGATCGGCGCCGTTCACGCGGTTGAGCGCGCTCGTCGGGCCGTGGATCAGCTTGTTGGTCAGCGCCTGCGACAGCGCTTCGAGCACGGCGGCCGGATCGTCGCCGCGTGCGAGCAGCTTCTGTGCCTTGTCGACTTCGGCACGGCGCAGCGCGTCGGCCTGCGTATGCATGTGACGAATCACCGGCACGACGCTGCGCGTGTCGAGCCATTGCATGAAGTTCTGCACACGCGTCTCGATGATCGATTCAGCCTGCGCGACCGCCGCCTGGCGCGATGCGTTGCCTTCGCGCACGATCGCGCCGAGATCGTCGACGGTGTAGAGGAACACGTCCTTCAGCTTGCCGACCTCGGGCTCGATGTCGCGCGGCACCGCGAGGTCGACCATGAAGATCGGCCGGTGGCGGCGTGCTTTCACCGCACGCTCGACCGCGCCGAGGCCGATGATCGGCAGCGTCGACGCCGTGCACGACACGATGATGTCGAATTCCTGCATGCGGGCCGGCAGATCCGACAGCGGCATCGCGCGGCCGTTGAAGCGTTCGGCGAGCCGCTGGCCGCGTTCGGCCGTGCGGTTCGCGACGACGAGTTCGCGCGGGCCTTGCGCGGCGAAGTGCGTCGCGCACAGCTCGATCATCTCGCCGGCGCCGATGAACAGCACGCGCTGATCCGACACCTTTTCGAAGATCCGCTGTGCGAGGCGAACCGCGGCGGCGGCCATCGACACCGACTGCGTGCCGATCTCGGTCGTGCCGCGCACTTCCTTCGCCACCGCGAATGTGCGCTGGAACAGCTGGTTCAGATAGGTGCCGAGCGCGCCGGCTTCCGTCGCGGTGCGCACGGCGTCCTTCATCTGGCCCAGAATCTGCGTTTCGCCAAGCACCATCGAATCGAGGCCGGATGCGACGCGGAATGCATGGCGGACCGCTTCCGACTGCGGTAGCGCGTAAACATGCGGGGCGAGCTCGTCGACGGGAATCCGGTGATACTCCGACAGCCAGCGGAGCGCGCCTTCACGTGCTGCGCGATCGTCGGTCGCGCAATACAGTTCGGTGCGGTTGCAGGTGGAGAGGATCGCCGCTTCGGGCGTGTTGGGTGCCTGGGGCCCGAGAAACACGTTCTTGAACGTGACGAGAGCCGGCTTGATCTGCTCGAGCGGAAACGCCACGCGTTCGCGCAGGGCGACAGGCGCAGTGTGGTGATTGATTCCGATCGTGAGGAGTTGCATATCGAGGGCTATCGTTTAGCCCCATATTATAGCGTTTCAGCGATTTCCTCACTCGCCGCATACCGGGCATCGGTGTGGCACGGCCGGGAATTTGGGGGCTCGATCGGCACGCGTTCGAGCTGGTAGCCATAGCCGTAGAGCGGCAACAGGCGGTAGCCATGCTCCGGAAGCAGCTGCAACTTGCTGCGCAGCCGGGACGCATGCGTATCGAGCGTGCGCGACTTCATGTCGCGGCGGCGGGCCCACACCGTTTCGAGGATATGGGCGCGCGACACGGGCCGCGACAGGTTCGCGAACAGCAACTGCGCGAAGCGGAACTCCTTGGGCGTGAGTGAAACGATTGCGTTGCCGAAGCGCACAAGGCAATGCGTGGCGTCGAATGCGTATTCGCCATACATTTCGCGCGAGCGGGTCGGCGGCCGGCGCACGCCGGCGCGCCGGCTCAGCGCGTTGACGCGCGCGAGCAGTTCGGGCCCGCTGACGGGGCGCACGAGGCAATCGTCGGCGCCCGCGTGCAGGCACGATACGATTTCGCTTTCGCGCGGCAACTGCATCACGGCGATGGCCGGCAGCCCGGGCAGGATCGCCTGCGCGCGCGGTATGACTTCCTCGGCGGGCTGGTCGCCGGCCCAGTTGCCGGTGATCAGCATGTCGCAGGTGTCGGTGGCGAGCCATTCGAAGAACGCCGTGCTGGACGAAAACGCGTGGCACACATGACCGCCTGCAAAGAGCAGGCGGTTCAGGAGCGCGGCATGACGCGCCTCCGGATCGATCAGAGCGATTCGCATGAGAGTTTCTTCAATACGGCAGCCGGTGCGCGCTTGCCATAACGTCGAGTCGGCCCCTACACTCGAACGTTCGCGGCGCCCGGCTGGTCTCGGGTTCGATGGATGAATCGATGCTAGCCGCTGGCAACGTTCACGCCTATGGGACGAATCTGAATTTATAGAAGGCGTCGAATGAACTGGTTTGGAATCCTTGTCCTGGGAGCGGCCGTCGGGCTGTTCGGCCGATGGCTGCACCCGATGCGGCGCACGGGCCGGCCGGCGTGGTGGATCGCGGTACTCGTCGGCATCGTGGGTGCGGCTGCCGCCCGCATGGCCGGCAATCTCTCGGGACTGTTTTACGATGGCGAGACGCTCGAATGGCCGGTCTGCACCGGCGTCGCGTTCCTTGCCGTAGCCGTGACGGTCGCGCTGTCGGCCCGTCGCTGAATGCTCTCAGGTGAAATCATGAATGCCCGTCTTCCCGAAGTCTCGTCGGTGCCGGCCCGCCTCGCGCTGCTGCGCGGCGCCATGGCCCGCGAGGATCTGGCCGCCTATCTCGTGCCGTCCGCCGATCCCCATCTGTCCGAATACCTGCCCGAGCGCTGGCAGGCCCGCCGCTGGCTGTCCGGCTTCACGGGCTCGGTCGGCACGCTGGTCGTGACCGCGGATTTCGCGGGGCTGTGGGTCGACAGCCGCTACTGGGTGCAGGCCGATGCCGAACTGGCCGGCACGGGCGTGCAGTTGATGAAGATGACGGGCGGGCAGCAGAGCGCGCCGCACGTCGACTGGCTCGCGCAGAACGTGGCAGCGGGCGCGACGGTCGGCGTCGACGGCGCCGTGCTCGGCGTCGCGGCCGCGCGCGGGCTGACGGCCGCGCTGAGCGCGCGCGGCATCGCGCTGCGCACCGACCTCGACCTGCTCGACGCGATCTGGCCCGAGCGCCCGGGGCTGCCCGGCGACGCGGTGTTCGAGCACGCGGCGCCGCAGGCGGACACGACGCGCGCGAGCAAGCTGGCCGAAGTGCGCCGCGCGATGCACGCGCAGGGCGCGCAGTGGCATTTCGTGTCGACGCTCGACGATCTGGCCTGGTTGTTCAACCTGCGCGGCGCCGACGTCAACTTCAATCCCGTATTCGTTGCGCACGCAATGATCGGTGCCGATCGCGCGACGCTGTTCGTCGCCGACGGCAAGGTGTCGCCGGCGCTGGCCGCGTCGCTCGCGCAGGACGGCGTCGACGTCCGTGCATACGATGCCGCACGCGCATCGCTCGCGGCGCTGCCCGACGGCGCGACGCTGCTGGTCGACCCGCGCCGCGTGACGTTCGGCACGCTCGAGGCCGTGCCGGCCGGCGTGAAGCTCGTCGAGGCCGTGAATCCGTCGACGTTCGCGAAGTCACGCAAGACGTCCGCCGAGATCGAGCACGTGCGCGTGACGATGGAGCACGACGGCGCCGCGCTCGCGGAATTCTTTGCGTGGTTCGAGCAGGCCGTGAACCGCGAGACGATCACCGAACTGACGATCGAGGAGAAGCTCACGGCTGCGCGCGCACGGCGCCCCGGCTATGTGTCGCCGAGCTTCGCGACGATCGCCGGCTTCAACGCGAACGGCGCGATGCCGCATTACCACGCCACGCCCGAGTCGCACGCGACGATCGCCGGCGACGGCCTGTTGCTGATCGATTCGGGCGGCCAGTACGTGACGGGCACGACCGACATCACGCGCGTCGTGCCGGTCGGCACCGTCAGCGACCTGCAGCGGCGCGATTTCACGATCGTGCTGAAATCGATGATGGCGCTGTCGCGCGCACGCTTCCCGCGCGGCATCCGCTCGCCGATGCTCGACGCGATCGCGCGCGCGCCGATGTGGGCGGCCGGGCTCGACTACGGCCACGGCACGGGGCATGGCGTCGGCTATTTCCTGAACGTGCACGAGGGCCCGCAGGTCATCTCGCACTACGCGCCGGCCGAGCCGTACACGGCGATGGAAGAGGGGATGATCACGTCGATCGAGCCGGGCGTGTACCGCCCCGGCCAGTGGGGCATCCGGATCGAGAACCTGGTCGTGAACCGCGCGGCCGGGAAGACCGAGTTCGGCGATTTCCTCGCGTTCGAGACGCTGACGCTGTGCCCGATCGACACGCGCTGCGTGCTGATCGAGATGCTGCACGACGAAGAGCGCGCGTGGCTGAACACGTATCACGCGACGGTGCGCGAGCGCGTCGGCCGGCACCTGAGCGGCGACGCGAAGGCATGGCTCGACACGCGCACGCAGCCGATCTGACGCGACGTGCGATAACGGCCGGACGACGGCCGAACAACAATAGCGAGGGCAACACATGGCGGACACCGCAGTGATCGTGGTCGACATGCAGCGCGGACTGGTGGAGCGGGCGCAGCCCGCGTACCGGCTCGACGACGTGGTGTCGGGCATCAACCGGTTGACGGCGGCGGCACGCGCGGCGAACGCGCCCGTGTGCTTCGTGCAGCACGACGGCGACGCGGACGACGACATCGTGCCCGGCACGCCGGGCTGGGAACTGCATGCGGGGCTGGTCGTCGGGAGCGACGACTGGCGCGTGCGCAAGCAGGTGGGCGACTCGTTCCACGACACGCCGCTCGCGGCGCAGCTCGACCGCCACGGCATCCGTTCGGTGCTGATCTGCGGCTATGCGACCGAGTTCTGCGTCGATTCGGCCGCGCGCCGTGCGGCACTGCTCGGCTACCGGACGACCGTCGTGTCCGACCTGCATACGACGAACGAGCGTGCGCACCTGTCGGCCGCGCAGATCGTCGCGCATCATCACTTCGTCTGGGCAAACAATTCGCTGTCGGGCAACGCGGTCACGCCGCGTCCGCTCGCCGACGTGCTCGCCGCGGAGTTCGCATGACGATCAAGGCGGTGGTGTTCGATTTCGGCGGCGTGCTGATCGACTGGAGCCCCGACTACCTTTACCGGCAACTGATTCCCGACGAGGCCGAGCGTCGCTGGTTCCTCACGCATGTCTGCGCGATGGACTGGGTGATTCGCCAGGACGGCGGGCAGACGATCGAGGAAGGTACGGCCGAGCTCGTCGCGAAGTTTCCGGAGCACGAGGTGCTGATCCGCGCGTTCTACGCACGCTGGCACGAGATGATCGGCGGCGTGCTCGACGAAGGCGCCGCGCTCGTCGACCGGCTCGACGCGCAGGGGATGCCGCTGTTCGGGCTGACGAACTGGTCCGCGCAGACGTTTCCGTATGCGTGGGACAACTTCCCGGTCCTGCGGCGGTTCAGGGACATCGTCGTGTCGGGCCGCGTGAAGCTCGTGAAACCCGATCCGGCGATCTACCGCGAGATGCACGCGAGAATCGATCCGCACCTGCCGGGCATCGCGCCGCGCGAGCTCGTGTTCATCGACGACAACGCGAAGAACGCCGCGGCCGCAACGGCGCTCGGCTGGCACGGCATTCATCACACGAGCGCGGCGCAGACTGAGGCGCGGCTGCGCGAACTGGGCGCGCTCGCGTAGGCGGCGGGCGAGCGATCGTCAGATGAAAAAAGCGGGCCACGAGCCCGCTTTGTCATTTTGCCGATCCGGAAGGAAGCGGCCACCTTCGGCATCCGGCCCCGCGTTGCCGCAGTGCCGGGCGCCCGGGCCGCGCCGCTCAGCGGGTGATCGGCTTGTAGCGCAGTCGGTGCGGCTTCGCGGCTTCCTCGCCGAGGCGCGCGCGCTTGTCGGCTTCGTACTCCTGGTAGTTGCCGTCGAAGAACGTGACCTGCGAATCGCCTTCGAACGCGAGGATGTGCGTCGCGATCCGGTCGAGGAACCAGCGATCGTGCGAGATCACCATCACCGAGCCCGCGAATTCGAGCAGTGCGTCTTCCAGCGCGCGCAGCGTTTCGACGTCGAGGTCGTTCGACGGTTCGTCGAGCAGCAGCACGTTGCCGCCCGAGATCAGCGTCTTCGCGAGGTGCAGGCGGCCGCGTTCGCCGCCGGACAGGTTGCCGACGATCTTCTGCTGGTCGCCGCCCTTGAAGTTGAAGCGGCCGATGTACGCGCGCGACGGCGTCTCGTACTTGCCCACCGTCAGCACGTCGGCGCCGCCCGAGATTTCCTCGAACACGGTCTTCGAGCCGTCGAGCGCATCGCGGCTCTGGTCGACGTACGCGAGCTTCACCGTCGGGCCCATCACGACCTCGCCCGAATCCGGCTGCTCCTTGCCCGTCAGCATCCGGAACAGCGTCGACTTGCCGGCGCCGTTCGGGCCGATGATGCCGACGATCGCGCCGGCCGGGATCTTCAGGTTCAGGTTGTCGATCAGCAGGCGGTCGCCGAACGCCTTGCTGACGTTCTTGAACTCGATCACTTCATTGCCGAGGCGGTCGCCGACCGGAATGAAGATTTCCTGCGTCTCGTTGCGCTTCTGGTATTCCTGGCTGTTCAGCTCCTCGAAGCGCGCGATACGCGCCTTCGACTTCGCCTGGCGGCCCTTCGGGTTCTGGCGCACCCACTCCAGTTCCTTCTTGATCGCCTTCTGGCGCGCCGACTCCGACGCTTCTTCCTGCTTCAGGCGCTCTTCCTTCTGGTCGAGCCAGCTGCTGTAGTTGCCCTTCCACGGAATGCCGTGGCCGCGGTCGAGTTCGAGAATCCACTCGGCCGCGTTGTCGAGGAAGTAGCGATCGTGCGTGACGGCGACGACGGTGCCCGGGAAGCGCACCAGGAACTGTTCGAGCCAGTCGACCGATTCGGCGTCGAGGTGGTTGGTCGGTTCGTCGAGCAGCAGCATGTCGGGCTTTTCGAGCAGCAGCTTGCACAGTGCGACGCGGCGCTTTTCGCCGCCCGACAGGTGCTCGATCTTCGCGTCCCACGCCGGCAGGCGCAGCGCGTCGGCGGCCACTTCGAGCTGCTGCTCGGGGCTGCCGCCGTCGCTCGACGCGAGGATCGCCTCGTACTTCGCCTGTTCGGCCGCGAGCGCGTCGAAGTCGGCGTCCGGCTCGGCATACGCCGCGTAGATTTCTTCAAGCTTCTTGTTGGCCTGGAACAGGTCGCCGAGGCCTTCCTCGACGGCTTCGCGCACCGTCTTCGTCGGGTCGAGCTGCGGTTCCTGCGGCAGGTAGCCGATGTTCAGGTTCGGCATCGGCGTCGCTTCGCCTTCGATGTCCTTGTCGACGCCCGCCATGATGCGGATCAGCGTCGACTTGCCCGAGCCGTTCAGGCCGAGCACGCCGATCTTCGCGCCCGGAAAGAACGACAGCGAGATGTCCTTCAGGATCTGGCGCTTGGGCGGCACGATCTTGCCGACCCGGTTCATCGTGAAAACGTATTGGGCCATTTGGGTGTGAAAGTCAGAAGTTGAGACGGCCGCGCAGCGCGCTGGCAGGGCGGCGTCGGGTGATTCGGTACGGAGCGTGCCGCGCAAGGCGCGGCGGCGTCGCCGAGTGGCGGCGGCGCGAGCGGCTATTGTACTTCGCCGCCGGGTGTCGCTGGCACGACGCAGGCATTCGGGCGCGCGGCGTTCACAGCCACGCGGCGACGCCGCCGTGCCCCGAGCACGTGCCGCGCCGGTGGCGGCTGAAGCTGTACGTGCCGTCGCGGCAGCGCGCGCTTGCGCCGTCGGGCACGCGGCCCGATTTCGAATGGGCGGGCGCATGCACGGTTTCGCCGTCGCGGTTGCGATACGTGTCGTGACGGTCGAGATCGGCTTCGTTGCCGTAGCCGTTGCCGTAGCCGGGCGGTGCGCGGTACGCCTGCGCGGAAGGAGGCAGGGCGGCGCACGCAACGAGGAGCGCGATCGACAGCGTCGCGACGTGTGTCGCGCGGCGGAGCAGGGCAGGCATGGTCTCTCTCGGTCTGTTGTTATCGATGTCGGGCCGATGGCCCGCGCCGCATGTTAGCCGATCGGCCATGGATCGGCGCCGGCGCCTCGCGGTGGAGCGACGTCAAGCCGCGCCGGACATCGATGCCGCGCCGTTGGCCTGTGCGGCGTCGAGAATCCAACGGCGGAACGCGGCGATCTTCGGCCGTTCCGCGTGATGCGGCGGATAGACGAGGTAGTACGCGAAATCGTCGAGCCACGCGACGTCGGCGAGCTGCACGAGCCGGCCGCTTTCGAGCTCGCCGCGCACCATCGCGGCCGGCAGCAGCCCGGCGCCCTGGCCGGCGACGATCGCCTGCAGCAACAGGCCCGAGTCGTCGAACGCGGGGCCGCGGGGCGGGCCGAAATCGTCGATACGCTGTGCGCCGAACCAGATGTGCCAGCCCTTGCGCTCGGCATCGTGCAGGTGCGGCCAGCCGACGAGATCGGCCGGTGTCGCCGGCATGCCGAGCCGCGCGACGAGTTCGGGCGACGCGAGCGCGACGATTTCCACCGTCAGCAGGCGTTCGCTGCACAGCCCGATGTAGCGCCCGAGGCCGTGACGGATCGCGACGTCGACGCCGTCGCGCGCGAAATCCGCGAGTGCATGGCTCGTGACGATCTGCAGGTCGACGTCCGGGCACGCGTGCCGGAACTGCGCGAGGCGCGGCACGAGCCACGCGGACGCGAAGAACGGTGTGACGCTCACCGTCAGCACGCCGCTGTCGGCGGCACCTGACACGCGCTGCGACGCATCGGCGATCTGCCGGAACGCATTGCGCACCGGCGGCAGGTAGTCGCGGCCGGCGGCCGTCAGCAGGATGCCGCGGTTGACGCGCTCGAACAGCTGCACGCCGAGATGCGTCTCGAGCGTGCGGATCATCTGGCTCACCGCGCCGGGCGTGACCGACAGCTCCTCGGC encodes the following:
- a CDS encoding HAD family hydrolase: MTIKAVVFDFGGVLIDWSPDYLYRQLIPDEAERRWFLTHVCAMDWVIRQDGGQTIEEGTAELVAKFPEHEVLIRAFYARWHEMIGGVLDEGAALVDRLDAQGMPLFGLTNWSAQTFPYAWDNFPVLRRFRDIVVSGRVKLVKPDPAIYREMHARIDPHLPGIAPRELVFIDDNAKNAAAATALGWHGIHHTSAAQTEARLRELGALA
- the ettA gene encoding energy-dependent translational throttle protein EttA, translating into MAQYVFTMNRVGKIVPPKRQILKDISLSFFPGAKIGVLGLNGSGKSTLIRIMAGVDKDIEGEATPMPNLNIGYLPQEPQLDPTKTVREAVEEGLGDLFQANKKLEEIYAAYAEPDADFDALAAEQAKYEAILASSDGGSPEQQLEVAADALRLPAWDAKIEHLSGGEKRRVALCKLLLEKPDMLLLDEPTNHLDAESVDWLEQFLVRFPGTVVAVTHDRYFLDNAAEWILELDRGHGIPWKGNYSSWLDQKEERLKQEEASESARQKAIKKELEWVRQNPKGRQAKSKARIARFEELNSQEYQKRNETQEIFIPVGDRLGNEVIEFKNVSKAFGDRLLIDNLNLKIPAGAIVGIIGPNGAGKSTLFRMLTGKEQPDSGEVVMGPTVKLAYVDQSRDALDGSKTVFEEISGGADVLTVGKYETPSRAYIGRFNFKGGDQQKIVGNLSGGERGRLHLAKTLISGGNVLLLDEPSNDLDVETLRALEDALLEFAGSVMVISHDRWFLDRIATHILAFEGDSQVTFFDGNYQEYEADKRARLGEEAAKPHRLRYKPITR
- a CDS encoding DUF3761 domain-containing protein translates to MPALLRRATHVATLSIALLVACAALPPSAQAYRAPPGYGNGYGNEADLDRHDTYRNRDGETVHAPAHSKSGRVPDGASARCRDGTYSFSRHRRGTCSGHGGVAAWL
- the gcvA gene encoding transcriptional regulator GcvA produces the protein MNRSRLPPLNALRAFEAAARHLSVKSAAEELSVTPGAVSQMIRTLETHLGVQLFERVNRGILLTAAGRDYLPPVRNAFRQIADASQRVSGAADSGVLTVSVTPFFASAWLVPRLAQFRHACPDVDLQIVTSHALADFARDGVDVAIRHGLGRYIGLCSERLLTVEIVALASPELVARLGMPATPADLVGWPHLHDAERKGWHIWFGAQRIDDFGPPRGPAFDDSGLLLQAIVAGQGAGLLPAAMVRGELESGRLVQLADVAWLDDFAYYLVYPPHHAERPKIAAFRRWILDAAQANGAASMSGAA